Genomic window (Oncorhynchus mykiss isolate Arlee chromosome 28, USDA_OmykA_1.1, whole genome shotgun sequence):
caattgggttgaggtcaggtgtttgtggaggccaggtcatctgatgcagcactggaggtgtgtttggggtcattgtcctgtttaaaaataaatgatagtgggactaagcgcaaacTAGAAGGGATGTcgtatcgttgcagaatgctgcggttggaaccaaacatttaaaaaatgactcaATAGGCCATAGGACAAATTTCCACAGGTGTAATGTTcatttgctcgtgtttcttggcccaagcaactctcttcttcttattggtgtcctttagtagtggtttctttgcagcatttcaaccatgaaggtctgattaaCACAGTCAAGTAACAcagtgttacttgaactctgaagcatttatttgggctgcaatttctgaggctggtaactctaataaatgtattctctgcagcagaggtaactctgggtctttctttcctgtggcggtcctcatgagagccagtttcatcatagcgcttgatggtttttgtgactgcacttgaagaaactttaaaagttcttgaaattttccgacTTTGATTgatccatgtcttaaagtaatgatggactgtcgtttttttgcttatttgagttgttcttgccatatggacttggtcatttaccaaatagggctatcttccgaataccacccctacctcgtcacaacacaactgattgactcaaatgcatTAACAAGGAAATAAatcccacaaatgaacttttaacaaggcaaagcctttaattgaaatgcattctaggtgactacctcatgaagctggttgagagaatgccaagagtgtgcaaagctgtcaaggcaaagggtggctactttaaatgATCTCAATTATAACATTTTGatttatttcaaactttttgggttactacatgattccatgtagaatatagtaaaaataaagaaataccctggaatgagtacatttgtccaaacgtttgactggtactgtatgtatgcatgtatgcatacataacacacacacaaaaacagtgcattcggaaagtattcagacaccttgactttttccacattttgttacattagacttattctaaaattgattaaataaaacatttctcatcaatctacacacaataccccataatgacaacgtgaaaacgggtttttagaaatgtttgcaaataaaaaacagataccttatttacataagtattcagaccctttgttttagacttaaaattgagctcaggtacatcctgtttccattgatcacccttgatatttctacaacttgattggagtccacctgtggtaatttgatgatttggaaaggcacacacatctACATAACATACagtcgacagtgcatgtcagagcaaaaaccaagccatgaggtcgaaggaattgtcagtagagctccgagacaggattgtgttgaggcacagatctggagaagggtaccacaacacttctgcagcattgaaggtcccccaaaacacagtggcctccatcattcttaaaaggaaaaagtttggaactaccaagactcttcctagagctgaccgcacggccaaactgagcaagcaggggagaagggccttggtcagggaggtgaccaagaacccgatggtcactgacagagctccagagttcctctgtggagatgggagaaccttccagaaggacaaccatctctgcagcaatccaccaatcaggcctttatggtagagtggccagacggaagccactcctcagtaaaaggcacatgacagcccacttggagtttgccaaaaggcacctaaaggactcagaccatgagaaacaagattctctggtctgatgaaaccattcctacagtgaagcatggtggtagcagcatcatgccgtggggatgttttcagcagcagggactgggagactagtcaggatcgagggaaagatgaacggagcaaagtatagagagatccttgatgaaaacctgctccagagcactcaggacctcagactggggcgaaggttcaccttccaacaggacaacgaccctaagcacacagccaagacaatgcaggagtgacttcgggacaggTCTTTGaacatccttgagtggcccagccagagcccggacttgtgcagtgacgctccccatccaacctgacagagctggagaggatctgcagagaataatgcaagaaactccaaatacaggtgtgccaagcttgtagcgtcatacccaagaagatttgaggctgaaaatcgctgcaaaaggtgcttcaacaaagtcctgagtaaagggtctgaatgcttatgttaatgtgatatgttttacatttttagTACATTTGCAAGAAATTcatatattgcacttttacgttcttctccaacactttgtttttgcattatttaaaccaaatttaacatgtttcattatctacttgaggctaaattgattttattgatgtattatattaagttaaaataagtgttaatttattattacaaatacatttttttttttatctgccgATTAATCGctatctgcttttttggtcctccaataatccttatcggcgttgaaaaatcataatcggtcgacctatatatgtatgtatatatatatatatatatatatacatacacacatatacatatatatacacacacacacacatacacgaagtcagaagtttaaatgcatttggctaagatgtatgtaaactcagtttctgaattcctggcatttaatcctcataaaaattccctgtctttggtcagttaggatccccactttattttaagaatgtgaaatgtcagaataatagtagagtaaTAAtactcaattagcctatcagaagattctaaagccatgacatcattttctggaattttccaagctgtttaaaggcacagtcaatttcgtgtatgtaaacttctgacccactggaattataagtggaataatctgtctgtaagcaattgttgggaaaattacttgtcatgcacaaagtagatgtcctaaccgactagcCAAAGCTATCGTTTGTAAAAaagaaacttgtggagtggttgaaaaatgagttttaatgactccaacctaagtgtatgtaaacctccgacttcaactgtatgtatatatcaTTCACATTTATAAAGATAGATTGAATGGTGTTATTTTCATCTGCAGTCTTTGGAGCTGAGACCAAGCATatatgtgagagagagcgagagcgagagagagggagagagagagagagagagcgcgagagagagagagagagaaccgataTAGGTAATCTTACCATTAGAACATGACGGCGTCTCAGGTTTTGGGTTATCCTTTCGTAGTTCAGCAACTCTCTTTCGGTAATAAAGATAGTCCCGGCTGTTCTTATCATACAAGAATCTGTAAAATGGAAAAGGAACAGATCTTTATATCAGGACAAAAAGAGGCCACATTACATACAACACAATATAAATTCGACATACTGTTAGTTCAGCCATACAGACTTACGAGAAAACAGGGTTGTCCTTGTAGTTTTCCTTGGCCTTCCTCTCTAGCTCAGGCCCTCCCTCAGCCACAAAGGCTGCCATCTTGTCCAGGATAAGTCGTGTGTCTGGGTCCTCTGGGGGAGAAACTTTAAGAGGGCTATGAGTACCTTACCTTTACTGTAAAAGGCTATGCAGACTCAGGAAAAGCACTATTCTCAGGCAAGCAGCTACTCTGTCACTAGAATACACAGTCAATGACATGGGTGAAATGACAACAACAAGTAGCCTAGTACAGAATCCGACCAGCACCCAGGCTACTGGCAGTCCTTAGATGTCTAAAACCAGATCATTGATTACCTTTGATCTCTAGGAAGCTTAAATcatcaacatcctcctcctcatcatcatcatcatctggggAGCTGAATATGCTAGGCCTTTGGGGGCGAAGCAGGGTCTTCTTTGACTGGGAGTAGTTCTTAAACTGGTTCAGCATGCTGCTGATGCCTAGACCGGGACGCTTGCCAATGAGAATGCTCTTCTTCTGGGGCTGAGACACTCCTGACGACAGACTGGGGATGGATGAAGATGGGGCTTTGGTGTCATTGCTGGAGCCTGGAGAGGGTACAGAATTGGGTTAAGACTCACTGCAGTGCTTCCTTAATTGTTTAATGAATCCAGAAGAAACAAGTAATTGATAAAATATTACTGTGTTATTGTTTTACTTCATAATTTCTGTACCATCAAAATAAAACCCTAACATTTTCTATTGAAACCCATTAAGACAAAATAGCTACCCATCTCACCAGAGTCAGGGCAGGGTTTGTCCTTCTGCAGCTTCATAAACTGCTGTAAGAAACTTCCGTCATTCACATACTTGTTATTGTTCGAAGACGGACCCTGTAAACTGGGTAAACTGTGGGGATAAGAAGTCAAAATGAATGGCTGTAGTCAACCAGTCAAGTGGACCAATCAAGTACTTCCAGCTGGGATTAAGCATAGAGGTAGACCTATTTGTAGTGTTTCAGAAACCCAGGTCTGCTGTACCTTGGTGGCAGTGGCCTGTTGGGAGTCGGAAGGCTCTTGGTCTTGGCTTGCTCTGCCATCTTAGCCTCAATCTCGCGCTTCTTCTGGGCGATCAGCTCCTCCTGACGGAGAATGttcacactcatcctgttcttcTGAGGTGGCCGGAACTTGTTGTTCCAGCCTCCTCTCCCTGCAGTGGGAATAAAAGAGACAGTCAGCAGATGAGTTTGGAACACTTGTTGTCTGTGTGTACTGTTACCAATAATGTTAATCACAAGAGGGGATTGCTTTGTAATTGCTCTTTGAGAGTATTTTAGTAAGTCACAAACGTGTTTGTTGCCACAGACAAGAGAAGTAGGCCTGGGTTGGTAAAAAAAGGGTTTGCTAGTTTTAACTAGCTCGGGTGGCATCAACTCAGGTATTATTCTAGTAAGAAGTAGCTACCAAACTACAACCAATTCTTTCACGAATCTCACATATGCAGTTGATACTGATTGTGGCAACAAATATGGTTGATGAGTTTTGATGCATCATCAACAAATCCTGTTGATGGGCGGTGGTAGCTAGCTACAAGAACCGGATTTGATGGGGCAATAGTTTAGCAATATTGGAATACATGTTACTAGCTATATACAGGTCTGTCATTTCAAATATTGCATATTAGTGCGAAGTTTTACCTGTATCTCCGGACTCCATAGCTGCAGCTAGCTAGATCTGTATTCGCTGTTATGAGCTAGCTGTTGCTAAACTCGTTTCCGCTTCCGGTCCGTCTTGCAAATTGAACCCGAAGGCAGCGAGTTATGTCCGTTGTCGCTACCCTTACACGTTCCGTCTCTGTTGTCTGGTAAAGAATCAGAAGATGGCTGAAGCTCCCCTACGGCCCTGTCGTTTTTTTTGTCACCAATGTTCAGCAGAGATCAACCCTCGTCTCCCGGTAAGCATTCCATAGAGGTTTTTGTCGTTTAGAAAAGAAAACCATGGCCAGCTAAGTGGGGTTTACGTTATTTCATTCACGATTGCCTCTGACTGAAGCGTGACAGCTAGCTGACGCTAAACGTTGGGTTGTAGCTAGAACGTTCACGTTGACAGGTGTGTTTTTGTCATTTGACAGCTGACTTAATTTATAATCTAGCCAGCTACCAAAATAGCGTGTAGTTTGTCTGTTAGGATGTTCCGAGACCATGCTTCCGTGACTTGTTGGATTAGTTGAGGCGCTAGCTAAATTAGCTAAATGAAAAAGCTAACCAGTAAATGCTCTTCCAATGacagcgtgtctgtctgtctatctgttcaTGATTCTGACAGCTTGCCAGATAAACAGCGACATTGGTCCCTAGCCCCTCCAAAGGTAGCTTCTTTTGGAATCCAAGAGAGATCAAATATCTCCCATTAGCAATGGGTCATTGAATAGATCATCAGCTATTGTTAAAATGATCAAAGTGTGAGGTCAATAGCCAACttttaatttgtttttgtttaaatTCAAGTCACATCTGGTTGAAGTTAGCTAAACGATCTTAATTCCCCAGTACTTACATAggcatgtttttgttttgttttgctttaGATCAAATAAAAACATGAAAGTGTATGAGACTGACTGATGCAAATGTATGATTATGTTATAAATACGATTTATCTCTGCCTTCCTGCAGGACTACACCTGTCCACAGTGTGAATCTGGCTTCATCGAAGAGCTATCAGAGGAAAGAAGGTACAGTATTATCTGCTTGTCTATCAGAGTTCGAAACACTTTCAGCAGCAATTCTCCTTTAACAGTACTGTCTGTGTCCCACATTGGTTCATGGTTGAAGATAAGATGAAAACACTTCTGATATTTCTTTCCAGCACTGAAAATGAGTCCACATCCATTGCCTCCACCAGCGATCAGAACCGTCCGACTTTCGAGGTTAGTGACACAGAACTGATATGTTCCTCAACTCAACATTTGTTCCTAATGAATTTATGCAGCTTGGTTGGACTTCAAGGTAGTGACCGTATGTTTTTCCATTTGTCCTCCCCCCTCAGATTATGGACCACCAGCACATGTTTACATTTCCGCCTGGATACGGGCAGTTTTCTCTGGGGATCTTTGATGAAAATTTTGACCTCCGAGCGGGGATGCCGACGGAAGACAACCGCGAGACGGAGAACCGGCGGGAACGGGAGATGGCATCACGGCAACGGTACAGTGCCCGGCAACCACGGGGACGACACATCCCACGgcgacagggacagagacacgaGGGAGTACCCACTTTAGAGGGGTATGGAACACTTTACAGCTTGCTTGCCCTTttgagaggagatgagaaaggAATGATGCTTGCTTGTGTAGCGACATGGTTCAGTTTCCTTGAGGAAGGAATTCAGGAAATGACTAAGATGTTTCTCATTGTCCCTCTGCAGAATCATCCAGCAGCTAGTAAATGGAATCATAGCACCCACAGCCATGGCTCCAAACATTGGGATGGGACCATGGTATGTGTTATTATATAAATACCCTCTACTCTATGTTGTGTCTGTGAACATACTAGTTGCTTTGAGTTTCTAGTAATTTCTTGGAATATTCTTGATAGGGGCATGCTACACTCAAATCCAATGGACTATGCTTGGGGTGCCAATGGACTTGATGCTATCATTACCCAGGTATACCCAAATCCTCTACACTTCACAAGGGATTCAATTACATGCAATGACATCAAATGCTGGTGACATTTCCACAACCTAATAATACAACTTTCCCTCTCTGCCCTGTAGTTATTGAATCAGTTTGAGAACACGGGTCCTCCTCCtgctgacagagagaggataaagaCCCTGCCCACCATCCAGATCACAGAGGAACATGTGGGTGAGTCAACAAATCATCAAGCAACCCCAGAGTTCAAAGGTCATATTAAAGGAATACTTCACCACAAAATTGGTTCTCTTTAATTCTAGGTTCCAGTTTAGAATGTCCTGTGTGCAAAGAAGACTACAGTGTCGGGGAGACTGTCAGGCAACTTCCGTGCAATCACCTGTTTCACAATGACTGTATAGTACCATGGCTGGAACAAGTATGTGGGCTGCGTTTACACCACATTTTCATTCATTTCAATGAAGTGGTGTGAATGTATGTGTTCTCATTGAAGCAGATGTCAGCTGAACCTCTTTTGTCTGTGTCCTACTCTTCCTCCTTCAGCACGACACATGTCCAGTGTGCAGAAAGAGTCTCAGTGGacagaacacagctacagacCCCCCGGGACTATCAGGAATGAacttctccccttcctcctcctcttcatcctcctccaacTCCCCCAGTAACGAGAACGCTGCCAACAACTCCTAGACCTCCATCACCATCAAACCTCAATAACACCTCCTGCAACAACCAACACCTCATCCCCACCCCAGGCAGACTTACACCCCCACTCTACCACTGGCTCAGGATGGCCACCTCTCTCAGTGCTCTGCTAGGCCCTCTGGGAGAAGCTGCTGGGGAGATGACTCTACTCTGGAGGCGAAACAAtaaaccggttcagggaacacaACTGAAAACCGGAAAATAAAGAAATTATTTGAGGAACAGAACCCGAATCAAAAATGAAACTGATCTATACAgttccggaacagaaccgttattttaaaaggatgggaaccggttaataacgTTCTTTCACGTTCCAGGCATTTTTTTCCAGTCCCACAAAAATTGCAACAAAGCGCCAATACAAAGCCCTCACGTCTGCCTGCCAGCTGGAAATCTTTgctagtgcgtgtgtgtgtagggtacctgcccctcccctctgaaGCATAGGTTACTGTATCCTACTGACGACGTAACAAGCGTGTATTTCACTGCTAGTgaaggatactatagttatcatGTTTCATGTTGgttttattaactacaaaaaggaaAGATGTGTTTTTAATTATAATGCTGCTctacacacaagcttgttagctagc
Coding sequences:
- the LOC110508406 gene encoding E3 ubiquitin-protein ligase RNF126; this translates as MAEAPLRPCRFFCHQCSAEINPRLPDYTCPQCESGFIEELSEERSTENESTSIASTSDQNRPTFEIMDHQHMFTFPPGYGQFSLGIFDENFDLRAGMPTEDNRETENRREREMASRQRYSARQPRGRHIPRRQGQRHEGVPTLEGIIQQLVNGIIAPTAMAPNIGMGPWGMLHSNPMDYAWGANGLDAIITQLLNQFENTGPPPADRERIKTLPTIQITEEHVGSSLECPVCKEDYSVGETVRQLPCNHLFHNDCIVPWLEQHDTCPVCRKSLSGQNTATDPPGLSGMNFSPSSSSSSSSNSPSNENAANNS